The window GGTGATCCAGAATATCAATACCCAACACCCGGCCGGCATCCACCAGCTGGGCAGTGACTATACGGTCAGCGGCTGTGGGCTCTAGGCTGCCAGAAGGATGGTTATGAGCAATGATAATTGCCACAGCGCCATAGATAAGCGCAGGCTGAAATACTTCGCGGGGGTGCACGATGTTTGCTGTCAGGCTGCCTACCGAGATGACCTCGTCATGGATAACTTCATGGCGGCTATTTAAATAGAGTCCCCGAAGTTGTTCCTTCTGGCTGGTGCCCATGTCCTTGAGGTACACATGAGCCTGCTTGGCGCTGCGTACATAGGTAGCCTTGCCTTGCCGGCTCAAGAAGTATCGGCGGCCCAGCTCAAAGCTGGCAACTATTTGACAGGCCTTGCCAAGGGGAATATTGAGCGCCTCCGATAGCTTGGCCGGGTCGGTCTCGTTCATGATGGCAGTCTCGCCGTATTCTTTGAGGATGCGGTGGGCCATAGACAAGACATTTTCTTTTCTAGTGCCCACATTCAGGAGTACCGCTACTAGCTCGGCCACGCCAAGAGCCTTTGGGCCGAGCAGTTGCAACTTTTCCCGCGGCTTTTCATCGGTGGGTAGGTCGCTGAGGGGTGTCAGCTCATATTCTTTTTCACCATCTGCAAGCATGAAGATCCCTCGGTCATGCAAAAGATATTTTTCGTCTACCACCAATGTCATGGCGGCATTATAGCAAGCGGTTTTGTGAGGACTCTATCGCAATGGACTTGGCTTAATCTTTATTTAACAATCCGAATATAGTCAGGTATTAGAGTTGAGTTTTGTAATAAGCAGTAAGTACTCCTGATTTGAAGTCATCGTTGTCTACACGATCCTAAAGCTATCCGTGCAGAAAGGTTCGTAGCATTCTCTTCTGTAAAGTGAATATAGCGCATGATTTTGAAGCAACCATAACAGCCTATCGGGCACATCAAAACAGTCTAGTATAGTATCAAGTAACGCTTAAAGGAGTAGCCTGGATGAACTTCGATCAAATCGTCAGTAGAGCACTAGAGCTAAGAGAGAAGTACGACCAACTAAATGAAACGCAACGCGGTGTCCGCTGGAACGAACAGCAGTTAATGGCAGGATTCGTAGGAGACGTGGGTGATCTGTCAAAAATCATCATGGCCAAGAGCGGCCTGCGTGCTATGGACGATGTAGATAAAAAACTAACACACGAGCTCAGTGACTGCCTTTGGTCCATCCTTGTCATAGCCAGCAAGTACAAAATTGACCTGGCAACAGAGTTTATGAAGACAATGGATGAACTCGACGCCCGAATCAAAAATGAACTAGCATCAGAAGGATAAAACTCATCTTTAATTGAGAGTCTGCTGGCTTAAATATAGCTTTGCCACGATCACCGCCCCTTAACAATCACTTAATATTCTTGAGCTGTCGGGTAGACTATTTATGGGTTTTAATCTTGGAGGTTAGCAGCAGAAACTCTTGATCTTTGGTTTTTGTAGCCTGCATCATGTCAAAGTCATTCCTCTCAAACTGCTCAATGAGCCCCGGGCCGTCGTGGTGCCAGTATCGCCAAACAGTGATCAACTGGCCTTTATTGATGTGGATATATTTGAAACCTTGTGGGAAGGTAAACTTTACCGTGAGTGCCATCTTGGGGGTTATACTGATGGATCTGGCTTGTTTCTTTTCGTCGAAATTTTGCACGACATCGTAAAGATCTTCGTCGATGTTCAAAAAATCTAGAATCATTCTGTGGTTATATGCAAGCTTCTGATTTGCGGAGGTGGTGAAATCAAAATAACGTCGCGAATTAACAGTATCAAGCTTGGCACTATATACAAGCAAATCGTTGATGCCCAAACTGTTATTAATGGCCCACAACGCCTGATCCGGAGTCCTGAGATTGCCCAGGGTTGCCCCTAGCAACAGTACTATATTTACTGGCGTATCGCTTTCATCTTTACCAATAGCATCTTCGGTGAATAAATCGTCAAATCGTTCCCGGCTAAAGTCCCGAGCATACCCCTCGAACTTAACTCGACCGTCAAACCACGTGCCGATATTCTTCTCCGCAATCTGCAGCATTTCCTTGCTGATGTCAAGAGTAACGTACCGCTTCAACTTTCCAAGCTTAAGGAAATGCTCAAGGAGTCCCTTTGCTGGCATGCCGTTTCCAGGCCCTAGGTCTACAATGTTGACATACTTATGGCCCCCAACCAGATGGTCTAATGTATCAGTGCTAGCCCCTAGCAGGTCAATGGTTGCTGTCAGCATATTACGAGTGCCTTCATTGGCAAGCCGGTTTGCGTAATCATCCCAGTAGGTCGCCCCACCATTAACATAGCTGTACGGCAGAGGTATCTCGTGATGAATGGTGAGATGAGAAATAATATCTAGTATCTGTTTGTGGTCAAACGTCTCGTAAAACTCAGGCTTGGGCGAGATAGTTTTGAGTGCACGCTTGTTTTTGTATTTTCTGCCTTTCTCAATGAGTTGCTCTATGAGGATAGTATTCTTGGTGACATTGGCCACATAGAAGCGTCCCTCTTTTTCGTGTAATTGTAAGTCTAGCTTGCCTTCTTGAGTAGCCTGAACCCAATTGCGTACAGATTTCTCTGAGACATTATAGATCTTTGCTAATTCGGTATTCTTAAAAAACTTCATTGATACTCCACAATTATCTTAGTACACCAGCCTCAAGAACATAAAAAAAATGTTGACATGTTCCGATTTTAAAACGTATCATGACTGTAAAGCACCTTTGCAGACGACTTTCTTGGAGAGAAGGGAGCTGTTCTGCATTGAATCTCTCCAAGATCAGTCAATGATACGAACACATAAGGTAACATTGTAACATATAGAACGAGCCAAGCTCGGGAAAGAGGGAAGACTTATGAGCACCACACTGTTTGGAGAAGGCGGGGTACAGGACTACAAAGCAGCACCTGATTTTTGGATGGTTTATACACCAAAAGCTGGCTCAGAGGCTTTTACTAATGTGTTGCATGCGTTGTACTATTTGCCAGAGAATTACAAGCTCATGATCATGACCGCGGATGTGACCACAGATGAGCTGGCGCCACTAGTAGAGTGCATAGATCTCATGAAGCGCGTACGGTTCGAGACAACAACGGAGCTGCCAGCAGAGGCAACTCCGTTTTCATTTGGTCGGGCACTCGTATCAGACGAAGCTCAGCCGGCTAAGTCTTCTGTCCTAGTAACCTCCGAGGCTACCAGCGCCCTCAGCGGTGACTACAACTCGGGCTTTACGGTCCTGGCCCAAAGCCCACCAGCCCTGGCAAGCGCCATCCTGAAGATCGCCCACGCTACTGTTTAGGCTTCATTTCTACCTGCGCCAGTCTGAGCAACAGCTTGAGCACTTGCTCTATTGACACAATCTGATGCCGTGCTTCGGTACCGCCAAGTCCTACCTTTATGCTATTTGCTTCTTCGGGGAGCGCCCGAAACATGTCTTCGTCAGTGTAATCGTCGCCAATGGCCATGACAAAATCAGAAGGATACATAGCCTGTAAATCTTCGACCACAATCCCTTTATTGACGTTGCGGGGCTTGATCTCTATTACCTTTGCGCCATTGTGGACCAGGATATCACTGCCCGCCAGCAACTGCCGCAGCTCGTACCTCAGGCCTGCGTTGCGGGCATGGGCCAGTTCGGTAGGCACCGTACGGTAATGCCAGACAATAGCCGACTCTTTTTCTTCTATACGGGCACCGGGCGTCCGCTCGGCGTACTGCTCGAGTATAGGCATGATGTGCTTACGATGTTCGTGAAGTGACGAAGGCTGCTGTGACCATTCGCCGTCATATTTCATAAAAGCGCCGTGTTCGGCAGCCAGCAGGACGGGTAATTCGCTAAACCACATCTCTAGTGCATCACGAGGGCGACCGCTAACAATACAAATGCGCGTATCGGGCAGCTGGGCCAGTTGGTGGAGCAGCTGGAGCAGTTGTTTGGGCGGGCGGGCCTGGGCGGGGTGGTGGCTGGCAGCAAATTTGCGCAAAGTACCGTCGTAATCCAAGAAAAGCAGCCGATTCTTGGCTTTTTGAAATTGCCGGACAATTTTGTCTTCTCTCTCACGGGTGAGCAGTTTGTTGCTCTCTTGCGTCTGTGCCAACTTGGACTTTTGCAGCTGATCCATAAAGTCCGCCGCCCACCGCTGAACGGTATAGCGGGACAGGCGGCGCTGCATAGCCAACAGCCGGGCTCGCTTTTCTTTTTGGGACATCTTGAGAGCAATCTTGAGTGCCTGAACCACCGAGGCTGTGTCATTTGGATTGATACGCAGCGCCTCGGGCAGCTCGTCGACCGCACCGGTCATCTCGCTCAAGATCAGCACGCCTGAGGCTTTTTGTTTTGTGGCGATATACTCTTTTGCAACTAAATTCATGCCGTCTCTGAGAGGAGTCAACAGCGCAACGTCAGCCCGCGCCAATAGTGCGCTGATCTGCTCGAAGGGGAGATTCTTGAACTGATACGAAATAGGTGTCCAGTCCACTGTTCCGTAGTCACCATTGATACGACTTACCGCTTTTTCTATCTCGTTGCGGAGTTCTTTGTAGGTATCCACCTCTGTACGCGAAGGCACCGCCACCATGAGCAAGACAACTTTTTTATGCCACGAAGGTGCACTACGCAAAAACTGCTCGAACGCTTCAAGACGCTTGAGGATACCCTTGGAATAATCAAGACGATCCATAGATATAATGATCTTTTGGCCATTGTAGTGCTCTTGCAGTTTCTGCAGCTCGACCTTTGTTTGATCGTCCTCCAGTGAGTCAACCCATTTTTGATAGTCAATACCAATAGGGAAAGCATCTACCTTAACGATACGAGTGCCCTTTATGATAGAACCACTGTCATTCTCTAGGCCAAGGACCCTCAGAACACTACTCAGAAAGTGACGAGCATAGTCATAAATATGAAAGCCAATCAGGTCAGCGCCCAACAGTCCTTGCAGAATCTCTTTTCTGTTTGGCAACTGTCGAAAGATCTCGTATGACGGGAAGGGAATGTGCAGGAAGAAGCCAATGGTAGCACCTGGCAACGCCTTTCTGATCAGCTGTGGCAGCAGCATGAGATGGTAGTCGTGGATCCAGATGGCTGAATCAGGTTCAGCCTTGCGTACAATCGCCCGCCGGAACACATCGTTAACTTCTTTGTAAGCCTGCCAGTAGGCAGCATCGTATTGGGCAAGTGACTGAAAATAATGAAAAAGTGGCCAGATAGTATCATTGGCATATCCGGCATAAAAGTTGTCGACCTGCGCTTTTGTCAGAAAAATGGGGTAGCATCCAAATGATTTGAGCTTGCGCGTAATGGCCGATTTGTCTTGAGATGTAAGATCGTCCGAGGCAATCCCAGGCCAGCCAATCCATATCCGGTCCTTAGCGTTGGAATCTAGGCTGGCCATAGCCTTGGCCAACCCGCCTGAACTAGAAGTAAATACAAGCTTGCCGTCTTCTTTAGAGACGCTAACTGGCAGCCTATTAGAAACGATAATAAACTTGGATCTCGCCATATGCTTACTACCGGCTTAGTTCGCTCATGCTGAGTACACTATACGCCAGGTTCGACACACCAAGTATGTATTATCTTACAGACGTAATAAAATAGTAACAATGCGTCTGCGCCTTATCGCTAAGAATCGTAAGTTTGTGCTGATTTTCGGCGCTTTTTTGGCGTACTTTGTACTTATTAATGTGGTGGCCTATCTGTTTTTTAACGCCCGAGCCTTTCCACGCACGACTATTGACGGACAGAAGGTGGGCGGCAAATCTTTCTCGCAGATAGAGAAAACGCTGCAGGCCAAGACCTTAGGACATGACACCCTGACCCTCAATCACCAGGACAAGCACGAGCAACTGCCCCTG is drawn from Verrucomicrobiia bacterium and contains these coding sequences:
- the radC gene encoding DNA repair protein RadC, with translation MTLVVDEKYLLHDRGIFMLADGEKEYELTPLSDLPTDEKPREKLQLLGPKALGVAELVAVLLNVGTRKENVLSMAHRILKEYGETAIMNETDPAKLSEALNIPLGKACQIVASFELGRRYFLSRQGKATYVRSAKQAHVYLKDMGTSQKEQLRGLYLNSRHEVIHDEVISVGSLTANIVHPREVFQPALIYGAVAIIIAHNHPSGSLEPTAADRIVTAQLVDAGRVLGIDILDHLIINQDSFASIMEETPRG
- a CDS encoding nucleotide pyrophosphohydrolase is translated as MNFDQIVSRALELREKYDQLNETQRGVRWNEQQLMAGFVGDVGDLSKIIMAKSGLRAMDDVDKKLTHELSDCLWSILVIASKYKIDLATEFMKTMDELDARIKNELASEG
- a CDS encoding L-histidine N(alpha)-methyltransferase; amino-acid sequence: MKFFKNTELAKIYNVSEKSVRNWVQATQEGKLDLQLHEKEGRFYVANVTKNTILIEQLIEKGRKYKNKRALKTISPKPEFYETFDHKQILDIISHLTIHHEIPLPYSYVNGGATYWDDYANRLANEGTRNMLTATIDLLGASTDTLDHLVGGHKYVNIVDLGPGNGMPAKGLLEHFLKLGKLKRYVTLDISKEMLQIAEKNIGTWFDGRVKFEGYARDFSRERFDDLFTEDAIGKDESDTPVNIVLLLGATLGNLRTPDQALWAINNSLGINDLLVYSAKLDTVNSRRYFDFTTSANQKLAYNHRMILDFLNIDEDLYDVVQNFDEKKQARSISITPKMALTVKFTFPQGFKYIHINKGQLITVWRYWHHDGPGLIEQFERNDFDMMQATKTKDQEFLLLTSKIKTHK
- a CDS encoding bifunctional alpha,alpha-trehalose-phosphate synthase (UDP-forming)/trehalose-phosphatase, producing MARSKFIIVSNRLPVSVSKEDGKLVFTSSSGGLAKAMASLDSNAKDRIWIGWPGIASDDLTSQDKSAITRKLKSFGCYPIFLTKAQVDNFYAGYANDTIWPLFHYFQSLAQYDAAYWQAYKEVNDVFRRAIVRKAEPDSAIWIHDYHLMLLPQLIRKALPGATIGFFLHIPFPSYEIFRQLPNRKEILQGLLGADLIGFHIYDYARHFLSSVLRVLGLENDSGSIIKGTRIVKVDAFPIGIDYQKWVDSLEDDQTKVELQKLQEHYNGQKIIISMDRLDYSKGILKRLEAFEQFLRSAPSWHKKVVLLMVAVPSRTEVDTYKELRNEIEKAVSRINGDYGTVDWTPISYQFKNLPFEQISALLARADVALLTPLRDGMNLVAKEYIATKQKASGVLILSEMTGAVDELPEALRINPNDTASVVQALKIALKMSQKEKRARLLAMQRRLSRYTVQRWAADFMDQLQKSKLAQTQESNKLLTREREDKIVRQFQKAKNRLLFLDYDGTLRKFAASHHPAQARPPKQLLQLLHQLAQLPDTRICIVSGRPRDALEMWFSELPVLLAAEHGAFMKYDGEWSQQPSSLHEHRKHIMPILEQYAERTPGARIEEKESAIVWHYRTVPTELAHARNAGLRYELRQLLAGSDILVHNGAKVIEIKPRNVNKGIVVEDLQAMYPSDFVMAIGDDYTDEDMFRALPEEANSIKVGLGGTEARHQIVSIEQVLKLLLRLAQVEMKPKQ